One part of the Populus alba chromosome 18, ASM523922v2, whole genome shotgun sequence genome encodes these proteins:
- the LOC118034239 gene encoding very-long-chain aldehyde decarbonylase CER3: protein MAGPLSAWPWENLGIYKYLLYGPLLGKVLYTRTQEGSFKDDWCLHILIICIARALLHQLWNSFVNMLFLTRTRRINRLGYDFKQIDKEWDWDNFILLQALIASISCYIYPPFIDNVPLWNTKGFVAILTLHVGISEPLYYWVHRYFHKGYLFTQYHSTHHSSPVLHPYTGADATFLEHLALSTVIGIPIIGSHMMGYGSRSMIYGYPLVFDFLRCLGHSNVEVVPHQLFETLPFLRYLLYTPTYHSLHHTDMGTNFCLFMPFFDTIWKTINNKSWELHKKLSSDAGKDRRTIPDFVFLAHVVDLTSAMHAPFVIRSFASLPYQTRLFLLVCWPSVLIVMLMMWVWSKTFLVSFYNLRGRLHETWSVPRFGFQYFLPFAKEGINKHIEQAILRADRLGVKIISLAALNKNEALNGGGTLFVNKHPNLRVRVVHGNTLTAAVILNEIPEDVKEVFLTGATSKLGRAIALYLSQRRVRVLMLTSSTERFEKIQKEAPLEYQSYFVQVTKYQAARSCKTWIVGKWITPREQSWAPTGTHFHQFVVPPIFSFRRDCTYGDLAAMRLPDDVQGLGNCEYTMDRGVVHACHAGGVVHLLEGWTHHEVGALDVARIDVVWNAALKHGLKPVSNSSEQKSSRMPCYEETKDSERNT from the exons ATGGCAGGTCCTTTGTCAGCCTGGCCTTGGGAGAACCTGGGCATTTATAAG TATCTGCTATACGGACCTCTTCTCGGTAAAGTCTTGTATACAAGGACTCAAGAGGGTTCTTTCAAGGATGATTGGTGTCTCCATATTTTGATTATATGTATTGCTAGAGCTCTTCTTCATCAACTGTGGAACAGTTTTGTCAACATGCTTTTCCTAACACGTACTCGCCGGATTAATCGACTAGGCTATGATTTCAAGCAGATAGACAAAGAGTGGGATTG GGATAATTTCATACTTCTTCAAGCTCTCATTGCATCCATTTCATGTTACATCTACCCACCATTTATTGATAATGTTCCTCTATGGAACACAAAAGGTTTTGTTGCCATTTTGACACTCCATGTAGGAATTTCAGAGCCCCTATACTATTGGGTTCACAGATACTTTCATAAAGGTTATCTCTTCACCCAGTACCATTCAACCCACCATTCATCTCCAGTGTTACATCCTTATACAG GTGCAGATGCAACCTTTTTGGAGCATCTTGCTCTATCCACAGTCATTGGAATTCCAATAATTGGATCTCATATGATGGGATACGGATCAAGAAGCATGATTTATGGGTATCCCCTGGTGTTTGATTTTCTTAGATGCTTGGGACATAGCAATGTGGAGGTTGTTCCTCATCAATTGTTTGAGACCCTTCCCTTTCTTAGATATCTTCTCTACACTCCAAC ATACCACAGCCTGCACCATACAGACATGGGCACCAATTTCTGCCTCTTCATGCCATTTTTTGATACAATATGGAAGACAATTAATAACAAGTCTTGGGAACTACACAAGAAATTGAGCTCAGATGCAG GAAAAGACAGGAGAACTATACCTGATTTCGTTTTCTTAGCACATGTTGTGGATTTAACATCTGCAATGCATGCCCCTTTTGTCATACGATCGTTtgcttcattgccttaccaaaCGAGGCTCTTTTTACTGGTTTGCTGGCCTTCGGTATTAATTGTTATGCTTATGATGTGGGTCTGGTCTAAGACCTTCCTTGTCTCTTTCTATAATCTCAGAGGCAGGTTGCATGAGACATGGAGCGTTCCTAGATTCGGCTTTCAG TATTTCTTGCCATTTGCTAAAGAGGGTATCAACAAGCACATAGAACAGGCCATTCTCAGGGCTGATAGGCTCGGGGTCAAGATCATTAGCCTTGCTGCATTGAACAAG AATGAAGCTCTGAATGGAGGTGGTACACTGTTTGTGAACAAGCACCCAAACCTTAGAGTTCGAGTTGTCCATGGAAATACCTTAACTGCTGCAGTTATTCTCAATGAAATCCCTGAGGATGTGAAAGAAGTGTTTTTAACAGGAGCAACTTCCAAACTTGGAAGAGCTATTGCCCTCTACCTCAGCCAAAGGAGAGTAAGAGTCCTA ATGCTGACTTCATCAACAGaaagatttgaaaaaattcagaaagaGGCCCCGCTCGAATATCAAAGTTATTTTGTCCAAGTGACAAAGTATCAGGCTGCTCGTAGCTGCAAG ACCTGGATCGTGGGAAAGTGGATCACACCAAGGGAGCAAAGCTGGGCTCCAACAGGAACACATTTCCATCAATTTGTGGTGCCCCCCATTTTTTCCTTCAGAAGAGACTGCACTTATGGTGACCTTGCAGCCATGAGACTACCTGACGATGTTCAAGGGCTTGGAAACTGCGAG TATACCATGGACAGAGGAGTGGTCCACGCATGCCATGCAGGTGGCGTGGTTCACCTGCTCGAAGGCTGGACTCACCATGAAGTTGGGGCACTTGATGTTGCCAGAATCGACGTGGTTTGGAACGCTGCATTAAAGCATGGCCTGAAACCAGTCTCAAACTCCTCCGAACAAAAATCCAGTCGAATGCCTTGTTATGAAGAAACCAAGGATTCAGAGCGGAACACATAA